One Leptolyngbya sp. 'hensonii' genomic region harbors:
- a CDS encoding DUF3685 domain-containing protein gives MSRPPYQLLLVEPDPVFRLGLRVALENLPDCQVAAEAEQEQEALQALASAPTAIDLMILELYLTRAQPNGAAGLALCQAVRTQYPQIPILLLTTAMEPTSLFAAQQLGVAGYCLKGTSLPTLAVVIRQVIAGQTCWPPALPRVEATSELGTLASWRPLATLREKTRRYGLRQIEAALAEVTTQLQGQPSLLDRTILAGRHRELRTAHWLVNQLLAAASPVQELRSSPSPTLSVVPPAPPVPALALPRSISDSSRQGTLQPSSLESVLLDATVIKLQSGLQNLTPTVLEIELLREDKRRELLYLVLRKIEDILSELRFSQIQVDQVGMKRDRLVRDLWQAVLTDFFGKYYTVQLLSGQQVEVVKTLLQDQVGGAAAILNAIPLVPELLAHLLFHTPLLVDNQTCEAGSPEAMLRSEALLQNLMIQVANAVMQPLLNHFADVEAIKQGFYDRRLISTRDIERFRNHLSWKYRLYQYVGEPKAIFESQYPLLILAEVGIKQMMIYAPRRQELDQLSGLQYTVTLVLEARDAIAPRLQSAFSFLGTGLVYVLTEVIGRGIGLIGRGVLQGIGNIWQENRFDRSSNRRF, from the coding sequence ATGAGCAGGCCGCCCTACCAATTATTGCTGGTTGAACCCGATCCGGTGTTCCGTCTGGGATTGCGTGTCGCCCTGGAGAATCTGCCTGATTGCCAGGTTGCTGCTGAAGCAGAGCAAGAGCAGGAAGCCTTGCAGGCTCTGGCAAGTGCCCCAACTGCGATCGATCTGATGATTCTGGAGCTCTATCTTACCCGGGCTCAACCCAATGGCGCTGCTGGATTGGCCCTGTGTCAGGCAGTGAGAACCCAGTATCCCCAGATTCCCATTTTGCTCCTGACAACTGCCATGGAGCCAACTTCCCTCTTTGCAGCCCAACAACTGGGTGTAGCAGGGTACTGTCTCAAGGGCACGTCCCTCCCAACATTGGCCGTGGTGATCCGTCAGGTGATTGCTGGCCAGACCTGTTGGCCCCCAGCCTTGCCGAGGGTGGAGGCGACTTCGGAGTTAGGAACCCTGGCTAGCTGGCGTCCGCTGGCAACGCTGCGGGAAAAAACCCGCCGGTATGGGTTGCGGCAGATCGAGGCTGCCCTGGCAGAAGTGACAACCCAGTTGCAGGGTCAGCCTTCCCTTCTGGACCGGACCATTCTGGCGGGGCGGCATCGGGAGTTGCGAACCGCTCACTGGTTGGTTAACCAGTTACTGGCTGCAGCATCACCAGTCCAGGAACTGAGATCGTCGCCCTCCCCAACGCTGTCAGTCGTTCCGCCTGCTCCACCTGTGCCTGCTCTGGCTCTCCCCCGATCGATCTCCGATTCCTCCCGACAGGGAACACTCCAGCCTTCGTCTTTGGAGTCGGTGCTGCTTGATGCGACAGTCATCAAACTCCAGTCTGGCCTGCAAAATCTGACCCCCACCGTACTCGAAATTGAGCTGTTGCGGGAAGACAAACGACGGGAATTGCTGTACTTAGTGTTGCGTAAGATCGAGGATATTCTGAGTGAGCTGCGCTTTTCGCAAATTCAGGTGGACCAGGTGGGGATGAAACGGGACAGGCTGGTGCGGGATTTGTGGCAGGCGGTCCTGACCGATTTCTTTGGCAAGTACTATACGGTGCAGTTGCTGTCGGGGCAGCAGGTGGAGGTCGTCAAGACCCTGTTACAGGATCAGGTAGGGGGAGCAGCGGCCATTCTGAACGCCATACCCCTCGTCCCCGAATTGCTGGCCCATCTACTGTTTCATACCCCCCTGCTGGTGGATAACCAGACCTGCGAGGCCGGTTCTCCGGAAGCGATGCTACGCAGCGAAGCACTGCTCCAGAATCTGATGATTCAGGTGGCCAATGCCGTTATGCAGCCCTTACTGAATCACTTTGCGGATGTGGAAGCCATTAAGCAGGGTTTTTACGATCGACGGCTGATTTCTACCCGTGACATTGAACGATTTCGGAACCACCTCTCCTGGAAATACCGCCTTTACCAATATGTAGGTGAACCTAAAGCGATCTTTGAGAGTCAGTATCCCCTATTGATTCTGGCAGAGGTTGGGATTAAACAGATGATGATTTACGCACCTCGACGGCAGGAACTGGATCAGCTCTCTGGCTTGCAGTATACGGTTACGCTGGTGCTGGAAGCACGGGATGCGATCGCACCCCGATTACAATCGGCCTTCTCATTTTTGGGAACTGGGCTGGTCTATGTGCTGACGGAAGTCATCGGACGGGGAATTGGCCTGATTGGGCGGGGCGTGTTGCAGGGAATTGGGAACATCTGGCAGGAGAATCGCTTCGATCGCAGCAGCAATCGCCGCTTTTGA